The Teredinibacter sp. KSP-S5-2 genomic interval GAGACATTTCAGTAATGTCCTGAGTATGCTGCCATATCTCATTTATGGGCGTGGGCTCTGGCCGACCCGGACTGAACTCCTGAGCAATGATGCTGGTCCCCTTGGGAATATCCGTCACGTTCAAACGGTTTTGTACGCCAAACGCTTGTGCCATAGAACCAGCCAAACGCTTGAATTTCATGGCATCCATTTCAGAAAACGAAAGAAGGAGCACAAAGAAACACATCAACAACGACATTAAGTCAGCGAAGGTTGCCATCCAGGCAGGAAGCCCTGGGGGACAGTCGCATTTTTGTTCTTCTTCGTCACTCATAGATTGGACATTCTCACCTTAGGCCATCTGAAAGCCTTAAGCATCCTCGACCCCTCGCTTACCTTCAGGCAGGTAGTTACGCAGCATGGAATCGATTACCCGGGGGTTCTGCCCTCCTTGAATCGCTAACAGGGCATCAATGACCAGGCTCTTGATCATGGCCTCTTCCGCCGCCCGTAATGTCAGCTTGTCACCTATCGGGCTACACATGGCGTTGGCGATCACAGCCCCATAGAGCGTGGTTAACAGAGCTACAGCCATTGCCGGACCAATTGCTTTTGGGTCATCCATATTGGCCAACATGGCCACCAAACCAATCAACGTACCAATCATTCCCATTGCGGGTGCAACATCGGCCATGGCCTTAAAAATTGAGGCTCCGACACTATGTCTTTCAATGGCCTGATTTTTCTCTTTGTTGAGTATTCCCTTGACCACATCCGGGTCATGGCCATCCACCAACAGCTGAATGCCCTTTTGTAAAAAGTCGCTACTGACTTCTTTTCCTTCCAATGAAAGCAATCCTCCCTTACGCGCCTCATCGGCGAGAGAAACAATTTCATCAATCAATTCATTCGGATCTGGAAGTTTGGATTTAAAGCTCTTCCCCGCCACTTTCACAGCGCCCAGGAACTGCCCCAGACCATACTTGGCCATCACCGCAAACATTGTTCCGCCCACCACGATAACCAGCGAAGGCGCATTGACGAACATGCCCAAGTCGCCGCTCATGAGCATAGACAAAATGATCAGTGCCATCGCACCGATAAGTCCAACCAGGGTTGCTAAATCCACAAAAGAATCCTCAAACAACTAGCAGAATGGCAAATACCGCCCCATAGCTTAAGTCTAGACACAAATCGACTAAAAGGATGATTGATACCCGCAAAAAGGTTATGACAATTCAAGTATAGGGGTTATCGGCTATGTGAATCTTTCTTGAAGTATGAATTCACACGTTGACCTATCGGAACGGCTTAGGTAGTTTAGCCACCGAAGTCGTGGAGGAATTCTTTTGAGCCGTAAAACAACATCACCACAAAAATTTGAACAATCCCTCGAAGAACTTGAGGCCATAGTGACATCACTTGAATCTGGTGAATTGAGCCTGGAAGAATCCTTGAAAGTCTTTGAAAAAGGCATTCAACTCACACGAGGCTGCCAAACTGCCCTTCAGGAAGCAGAGCAAAAAGTACAACAGCTAGTCGATCAGAACGGCAAGCTTGAGCCTTTTGAACCGCCAGAAGAGGCGTAGCAGGAAAAACCACAGCAAGCTTAGGTAATGCAAGATACAATACCCGGCAAGCATTACTGGATAAGCATATACCTCACCAATGAGCACAGAACTACAAGACTTTCTAACAACTTACCAAACCCGCAGCAACCAACTTCTCGAAAACCATCTGGCAGGCTATATCAAGCACTCACACAAAAAGCTTGCTGAGGCCATGAAGTATGGTGCTCTCATGGGCGGCAAGCGTATAAGGCCAGTATTAGTTTATGCGGCAGCCAACGCGCTGGGGTCAATCAATCATATTGCCGATACCTTCGCCTGCGCAATAGAAGCTATCCACGCTTACAGCCTGATTCACGATGATTTGCCAGCCATGGATGACGATGATCTCAGACGAGGTCAAGCCACTTGCCATATTGCTTTTGATGAAGCAACAGCAATCCTCGCCGGAGATGCCCTTCAGTGTATGGCCTTTGAACTGATTGCAGACGATAGCGACATACCTGCAGGTAAAGCCATTCAGGCTATTCGCCTGCTTTCGAAAGCGGCGGGCGCTCACGGCATGGTACTTGGACAGGCGATAGACCTTGAAGCGGTAGATCAGGATATTTCGATAGAAGCCCTGCAAAACATGCATGAACATAAAACCGGCGCTCTTATTGAAGCTGCGGTGCTTCTCGGTGCTTTAGCTGCCGACGCAAATAGCGAACAGACTCACGCACTTAGCCGCTATGCGAAAAATATTGGACTGGCTTTCCAGGTACAAGACGATATTCTGGATGTCACCACAGATACAGAAACGCTCGGTAAACAGCAGGGTGCCGATGCCTCCAACAATAAACCGACTTATGTATCACTGCTTGGTCTGGACGGAGCCAAAGATAAAGCGACAGGATTAATTCAAGCCGCTCACGAAGCGCTCGCCCCCCTGGATAACGCGAGGGTTTTGCACGATCTTGCCGATTATATTATCGCCAGGAATTACTAATCCCACGGTCAACGGGTATATATGCTAGATTCGCAAATTAACTAACATTCCCATTAAGTCGCCTGTGGTATAACACCCTGACATTCATTCAGTACTGAGTAACGAGACATTGGCACAAGAAGATTCTTTTTTAGACGATATCAAATGGACTGAAGATGGGCTGGTTCCGGCTATCGCTCAAGACGTCAAAACCGGTAAAATTTTAATGATGGCCTGGATGAATAAGGAGTCCTTACGCCTGACTGCGGAAGAAAATATCGCTGTTTACTGGTCCCGTTCGCGTCAACAGCTTTGGCGAAAAGGCGAAAGCTCGGGTCACACGCAAAAAGTACACAGTATCCGGCTAGATTGTGACGCTGACGTCGTACTCTTGACTGTGGAACAACTTGGGGGGATTGCCTGTCATACGGGCCGGCAGTCATGTTTTTATCGTGAACTACACGACGGTAAGTGGGTCACTACCGACAAGGTACTCAAAGACCCTAAAGAGATTTATTCATGAAAGAAGTTCTGGAACAACTGACAGAGGTACTTGAACAACGCAAAGCCGAAGGCAACCCGGAAAAATCCTATGTTGCTCAACTTCACCAAAAAGGCATGAACAAAATCCTGGAAAAGGTAGGCGAAGAAAGCGTTGAAACCATTATTGCCGCCAAGGATGCCGAGCAATCAGGCAAAGTGGATTTATTAATATGTGAAACTGCAGACCTCTGGTTTCACTCAATGGTGATGCTTTCCCACTTGGGCACAAGTGCAGAAGCCGTTCTGGAAGAACTCGCTCGACGGTTTGACCTGTCAGGCCTGGAAGAAAAAGCATCGCGCGGTAAATAAACAGCAGATTATTAGGTAGGTTCGACATGGGTCTTGGCGGTATTAGTATTTGGCAACTTTTAATTATTTTGGTCATCGTGTTGCTTTTATTCGGCACAAAACGATTAAAAGGCCTGGGCAGTGATCTTGGCGGAGCC includes:
- the pomA gene encoding flagellar motor protein PomA, coding for MDLATLVGLIGAMALIILSMLMSGDLGMFVNAPSLVIVVGGTMFAVMAKYGLGQFLGAVKVAGKSFKSKLPDPNELIDEIVSLADEARKGGLLSLEGKEVSSDFLQKGIQLLVDGHDPDVVKGILNKEKNQAIERHSVGASIFKAMADVAPAMGMIGTLIGLVAMLANMDDPKAIGPAMAVALLTTLYGAVIANAMCSPIGDKLTLRAAEEAMIKSLVIDALLAIQGGQNPRVIDSMLRNYLPEGKRGVEDA
- a CDS encoding phosphoribosyl-ATP diphosphatase, translating into MKEVLEQLTEVLEQRKAEGNPEKSYVAQLHQKGMNKILEKVGEESVETIIAAKDAEQSGKVDLLICETADLWFHSMVMLSHLGTSAEAVLEELARRFDLSGLEEKASRGK
- a CDS encoding farnesyl diphosphate synthase, producing the protein MSTELQDFLTTYQTRSNQLLENHLAGYIKHSHKKLAEAMKYGALMGGKRIRPVLVYAAANALGSINHIADTFACAIEAIHAYSLIHDDLPAMDDDDLRRGQATCHIAFDEATAILAGDALQCMAFELIADDSDIPAGKAIQAIRLLSKAAGAHGMVLGQAIDLEAVDQDISIEALQNMHEHKTGALIEAAVLLGALAADANSEQTHALSRYAKNIGLAFQVQDDILDVTTDTETLGKQQGADASNNKPTYVSLLGLDGAKDKATGLIQAAHEALAPLDNARVLHDLADYIIARNY
- a CDS encoding exodeoxyribonuclease VII small subunit; protein product: MSRKTTSPQKFEQSLEELEAIVTSLESGELSLEESLKVFEKGIQLTRGCQTALQEAEQKVQQLVDQNGKLEPFEPPEEA
- the hisI gene encoding phosphoribosyl-AMP cyclohydrolase, which produces MAQEDSFLDDIKWTEDGLVPAIAQDVKTGKILMMAWMNKESLRLTAEENIAVYWSRSRQQLWRKGESSGHTQKVHSIRLDCDADVVLLTVEQLGGIACHTGRQSCFYRELHDGKWVTTDKVLKDPKEIYS